A genomic stretch from Ureibacillus composti includes:
- a CDS encoding aminotransferase class I/II-fold pyridoxal phosphate-dependent enzyme, translating into MKIVPSEKMSLFESSIFGDLKVFAKEQQAKGMKLIDLSLGSPDIPPHEMLRNHLSELSKKPSAYGYTLAASNEFKSAVARYYKRVNQVEVDPSTQVIQTIGSQEGLVHLPIAFCDPDDYVLTTNPGYVAYAAGISLAGAKPYYIPLDENRGFVPNLKAIPEDIAQKAKLLILNMPGNPVPMSPSIEYFKEVVEFAKKYNVLVLHDAAYSEFYFTGDRPISFLATPGAMEVGIEINSLSKSFSLAGARVAYIIGNAEAIKIMSRLKSNLDFGIFDPIQSTAALALDHAEEITANLRSTFAERHHVLMNGLKHLGWTVAPSNGGMFVWAKYPYDLNSVSFAYKAIEQTGVVMVPGTTFGSQGEGFMRLALVQDVELLKEAVERLKTLSI; encoded by the coding sequence TTGAAAATTGTACCTTCTGAGAAAATGTCATTATTTGAATCTTCCATATTTGGAGACTTAAAGGTTTTTGCAAAAGAGCAGCAAGCAAAAGGCATGAAGCTAATCGACCTAAGTCTTGGAAGTCCAGATATTCCACCACATGAAATGTTACGTAATCATCTTTCCGAATTAAGTAAGAAACCCTCAGCATACGGTTACACACTTGCAGCTTCTAACGAATTTAAATCAGCGGTCGCTAGATACTACAAGCGAGTAAACCAAGTTGAAGTAGACCCTTCTACACAAGTAATCCAAACAATTGGCTCACAAGAAGGACTAGTTCACTTACCTATCGCTTTCTGTGATCCTGACGATTACGTGTTAACGACAAACCCAGGATATGTTGCCTATGCAGCAGGCATTAGTCTAGCTGGTGCAAAACCTTATTACATACCTCTTGATGAAAACAGAGGCTTCGTACCAAACTTAAAAGCCATTCCTGAAGACATTGCACAAAAAGCAAAACTACTCATTTTAAATATGCCGGGTAATCCAGTACCTATGTCTCCTTCAATCGAATATTTTAAAGAAGTTGTGGAGTTTGCGAAAAAATATAACGTTCTTGTTTTACATGATGCAGCGTATTCAGAATTTTATTTTACAGGAGATCGTCCTATTAGCTTCTTAGCTACCCCAGGTGCAATGGAAGTAGGAATCGAAATCAATTCCCTTTCAAAAAGCTTTAGCTTAGCAGGAGCTCGAGTAGCGTATATTATAGGGAATGCCGAAGCCATTAAAATCATGAGTCGATTAAAATCTAACTTAGACTTCGGAATTTTTGATCCAATTCAATCGACTGCAGCTCTAGCTTTAGACCATGCAGAAGAGATTACGGCTAATTTACGATCTACATTCGCTGAAAGACATCACGTGTTAATGAACGGATTAAAACACCTTGGATGGACTGTAGCACCTTCAAATGGTGGTATGTTTGTCTGGGCAAAATATCCATATGATCTCAACAGTGTCTCATTTGCCTATAAAGCAATAGAGCAAACAGGTGTTGTAATGGTGCCAGGAACAACATTCGGTTCTCAAGGTGAAGGTTTTATGCGATTAGCCTTAGTACAAGATGTTGAATTATTAAAAGAAGCAGTAGAACGTTTAAAAACATTATCTATATAG